In the genome of Microcoleus vaginatus PCC 9802, the window ATCGCTACGAACGGCATTAAACTGCACTATGTCACTCAAGGTTCTGGGCCGCTGATGCTGATGCTGCACGGATTTCCTGAATTTTGGTATTCTTGGCGGCATCAAATCCCGGAATTTGCATCAGATTATAAAGTTGTCGCTGTGGATCTCAGGGGTTACAATGACAGCGACAAACCTCAGGATAAATCTGCTTACGTGATGTCAGAGTTTGTGCAAGATGTCAAAGGAACTATTCAGGGTTTGGGGTATGAAAGTTGCGTCTTAGTTGGTCACGACTGGGGAGGCGCGATCGCCTGGAATTTTGCTTATGCTTATCCCCAAATGGTAGATAAATTAATTGTGATGAATCTACCACATCCGGCAAAGTTTGCTGAAGGGTTACGCACTCCCCAACAATTGCTGAGAAGTTGGTACATCTTTTTGTTTCAGTTGCCAGTTTTGCCGGAGTTGTTAATTCAGTTGGGCGACTATCAGGCAATTTCGGCTGCTTTGGAAGGTATGGCAGTTAACAAAAGCACCTTTAGCCCCTCAGATATCGAAGCTTACAAAGATGCGGCGGCCAAACGGGGCGCTCTGACTGCTACTATCAATTATTACCGCAATATTGCTCGCGGATTTCTCGATCGCCAGAATTGGAGCGTGCTGCAAGTTCCGACGCTGATGATTTGGGGAGAAAAAGATGTCGCCCTCGGCAAAGAGTTAACCTATGGAACCGCAGATTACGTGCGGGATTTTCAGATTCAGTACCTTCCCAATTGCAGCCACTGGGTACACCAGGAAGAGCCGCAGTTAGTGAATCGGTACATGAGAGATTTTTTGGCAAGTAAGTTGATTTAATATCATATCCAGTTTGATCGGAATGCTACTGAGCCTGGGAGTAGGACGATCGCGATTCACTCAGAAAATTATTATTCCCATGCCACCAGAGACATTCACCGACTGCTGATGCCCTCCGTCGTGCGCCCGCTCATTTCGCTGGGGTGAATGGGGTAGATTGCAATTACCTCCGCACGTCCCAGCGAGTCAATCTAGGTGCGATTGATGGCGGGTGAAAGCGTGGGGTTGTGTTCTTTGACCAATTGCATCGCGCGATCGATGTCTGGCTGTTCCGTGAGGCGTTCTGCTCGCCCGTTCACATTAAATATAAATATAATCTGTGGTATAAAAACATCAATTCTCCAACAAAAAGATGGAAGGTGAAATGATATAATTTTTGCCATTCCCAACCTAAAAAATTGGGAGCAAGCAAATCAAATCTTCGCAGTCAGTTTTTATGACACCAGACATCTCCGCAGCGCAGCAGCCAAGAAACCACCGCATAATTCTCTGGGTACTGATTGGTCTGACGCTGCTGGGACTGGCATCCCGCCTTTATTTGGCGTGGGGCACCAACCAAACTCTCCCCGATACTCCCGCCCGTCTCAGAGGGGATGAATCGGGCTATGAGGGTTTGGCATACTGGTTGCTGAATGGTCACTTTTTTGAGTGGCCGGGCCGGACACCAATTTATCCATTTTTTGTGGCTGCATGCTATGCAATTTTTGGTCGTTCTCCCGCATCTGTAGTCTACGTACAAGCTTTTTTGGGGACGACAATCATCCCGCTAACCTTTATCCTAGCACGGCGTTTTACTGGCGCTCAAAGTTCCTTAGTAGCGGCTGGATTAGTTGTGCTGCATCCCTCCCTTATTTTTCATGTCAGCCGGGTGCAAACAGAGGTTTTATACGCGCCTTTAATACTTTTAACAGTGCTGGGTCTGCTGCGGGCATTGGAACAGCCGCAGTGGCAAAATTTTTCATTAGCAGGTGCGCTGTTGGCAATTACAAATCTTTGTCGGCCGACAGCGATGTTGCTTCCAGCAATTGTGCCACTATTGATGCCGCGCCAATGGCATTTGAAGCGTAAGGTAGCTTTGTTTCTTGCTTATTTGGGCGCAATTATCATTATTACTGCACCTTGGACTTACCACAATTATCGAACGCACAAAACTTTTTTGCTTTACAGCGTTTCTACGGCGCTGCTGTGGCAAGGAAGTCCAGAGTTTTATCATTTGGCTTATGAACAACTGCCAAAACGCCATATTGTTCAGATTTGGCAGGAAGAACTAAATCCGGCTCGGAATGGGGGACACGATCCTTTTACAATTGAGGGCGATCGCTATTTTACCAAACGGGCGATCGCTTCCATCCTCCGCGAGCCTGCTGTCTATCTCTGGTATTGTTTGCAAAAGGCAGTTTTTTTCTGGTTGGGAAACCCTATAAGTGATTGGCCTGATCACGCTATGTTTAATGTGGAAGCAATGCGGTCAGTCTTTTCGCCACAACGGATTGTCGGCATTTTAGCGTCACGAATTTTGCCTGTATTTGCTGCTTTGGGCATGATAGTTTTGCGGCATCGCTGGCGGGAGTTTTTGCCACTGTTGCTAGTCTGTGGATATTTTACTGTGATTCATGCGCTCACTTATGCAGAAGTTCGCTACAGTGAGCCGCTGCACCCGATATTGGCGGTCGTAATTGCTACGGCGGCGGGCGAACTTCAGCGTCGCTTGAAGTTAATTAGTCAGTAGGTATTAGGCAGTTTGTCATGAGTTATTAACCCAGTGTTATCGAAAACAATTATTCGGAATTTTACCATCGCCATTTTAATGGCTCTTGGCATAGGGTTGTTCAGCGTCACGACTACTTTTGCTCAAAACATCGAAACAATTAAATTTTCCGGTACTGCTGCGGGTGTTAGCACTCGCTACATCGGTGCAGTCGAGGGCAATATCAATTTCGACATCAAAGATTTGCAAGAGTTGGGAATTAATACCTACCGCATTTACGGCGGGATGTCCCGGTAGGAACCCGAAGATGATGATGGTAAATACGGCTGGCCAGAAATATGCCAAATTCAGGCAAATCCAAATATAATTAATTGGGCGCACTGGGATCAGATTATGACTAATCGGCTCTCCTGAGTTTATGGTGTAAAATAGATCAACCAATACAGTTAGAGTGATGAGCTTTCATTTAGACTATCTATTAGACTTGCCTGGAGTCAAGGTTGAAACTTGGACTCAAATTGAAGGACAAATTTACTTTCGCCTCAGTGCTTTAGCATCAGGAATAGTTTGTCCTCACTGTGAGAATTATACAGAAGAACTCCATCAGAATCGACCTATATTAGCCAGAGATTTGTCAGTTTTCGGTCGTTCTGTGTATTTACAAGTACCTCGTCGGCAGTTTTACTGTGCTAGCTGTCAACGTTACGTTACAGAAAAATTAGAATTTTTGGACAAAAAAAGACGGCATACTCAACGATACGAACAAAATATTTATGCGCGTGTTCAACAGTCAAGCATGGAACAAATTGGGCGAGAAGAAGGATTGAGTTATGACGAAATTAAAGGTATTTTTACTCATGTAAATTCCGCTCAAAAAAAAGCTGTTGGGACTCAGTTAAACGAGTCAGTATAGATGAGATAAGTATGCGCAAAGGAAAAGGAAGTTTGGTAACTGTTGTCAGTGACATTGAGGGGGGTAATTTGATTGAAATGATTGACTCTCACCGTCAACAGGATATAATTGAAGTCCTTATAAGGCAACCATTAGAGGTTCGAGGACAAGTTGAAGAAGTGAGTGTTGATATGTGGGGAGGATTTCCAAAAGTTATAGAACAAGTATTCCCAAATGCACAAGTTGTTATTGACCGTTTTCACGTGATGAAAGCAGTTAATAAAGACTTGAATAAGGTGCGTCGCGCAACAGGAATCACAGATAAAGGCAGCAAATATTTATTGTTGAGTAATCGAAGCAACCTTAATTCCGACCAAATCGAAAGGTTAGCAATCACATTGGAAAAATCAGAATGCTTAAGAATTGCTTATGAGATGAAAGAAGAGTTTCGGGAAATATACGAGACCAATATGACTGTCAAAATAGCCCAGACAAAGTTCAAGAATTGGGTGAATTATGCGAGGATATTTTTTAAAGAATCATGTTCGACTATTGTCAATCATTTTGAAGGAATTTGTAACTACTTTCTTAATCGTACAACAAGTGGAGTGATGGAAGGGATAAATAATCGAATTAAGTTAATTATGCGACAAGGGTATGGCTTTTCAAACTTTGATAATTTTCGAGAACGCCTATTAGCTTGCTTCTCTAATTAGATAAAAATATCACCATAAACTCAGGAGAGCCGACTAATCCGCCCCAGGGTAGCGATTATTGGTGGTCGGGAGAACCCGGTACTGTTTGGCAAGGCAATGCCAGGACGATTTTTAATACTCTAAAAAAAGCAAATATTCGCCCGGTTGTCAGTATTCGTAATGTGGATAATAGCTGGCGGCCGAGTTGGGCGCTGCAACTGAATCCGCCGCGCACAGGAGAAGATTGGAATGAGTGGTGGGAAGACGTTTTTGCTACGGTTTATTGGCTGAATGTTGGCAATGATTACCGCGTTGATGATTGGGAAATTCACAACGAACCGGATAATCGCAATCAGGGTTGGGGCGGGACTAGGGCTGACTATTTTGAATTGGTTAAGGTGGCAAAAGATGCGATCGACTTTGTTTACCAAACTTATTTGCCTTCGCGCACTTACCGCATCCACGGCCCGAAAACCGTAGGAGGCAGCAATTAACCAGCTAGTGCTTTGCAGGAAATACCGAATTATTTCGATACAGTCAATGTCCACAACTACGATGCATATATTTCTAACTTGACCCGCAAAGTGCGCCGCTGGATGAACGGTACTGTCCGCGCTAACTCGCAGCTTTGGGTAGGAGAATGGGGCAGTTACGAGATTAGCTACGGCGATTTATCTTGAGCTTTAAATTTGATTAAGAATTTGATTCGAGGTTCCCAACCGGGGGATAATTATATTTACGGCAGTCACATATTCTGTTTGTACGACTGGGGAAAGCCGGGACTGCCAGAAGGCTTGCTAGGTGATGAGGGAAAACGGCGCGCGGGCTACTATGCTTGACGGATGGGAATTAGGGCATTGCAGGGCGGTAAAAATACATTTTTTGCTATCACTAACAGTTCGGATTTAATGGCAGTTGCAACTGTCGATGCTAGCAAGAATGTTTACTTGCTGGTTGTCAATGACCGATCAACATCTTACACTGTTAATGCTGATATTTCGGCTCTGATAAAAACTGGTAATGGTACGGTGCGGGAGTTCAGTTCTAAAAAAATGGATGAGGTTGTTACTCGCTTAAGGCTGAAGGGCGGAAATGCGAGTTTTGCACGGGCGGGGAACAGCGCTATTCTCATCAAGTTCGATCGCCAGAATTGAAGCTCAAATCCTCTGGGCCATAATTGAGATAAGATAGAATTAGTTATGCTCAAAATTATTTATTTTCTGCCTATTTGGCCATCGAACCCTCGAACCCTCGAACCCTTGAACCCCTAATTGCACAGTTACCATACCTAAGTCGTCCTGTTGTGATTCCCCTCCTGTCGCTGGTAAATTGGTAGCGTGCAGGTATCTTGCCTCAAACAGAATGCGAGCGAGAGTTCCGTTGAGGGCCAGAAAGTAGGGTGCAGTCTAGACAATCCCAGAAATTCTTGCTCGTAAACCCGCAGCAGTTAGGCTAGGCGAGGAATTGCCTGCCCGCCTTCGTGTCCGCCGTCTGGCAGATAGCATTGGTTCTGAAAGTCAGAAGCCGTCAATTATCAGGATATGGCACGGAATTAATTTTAAATGCCAAGATGCTGGAAGTAGGGGTGAGTTTAATCGTACAGAAACTTTGAGCGCGCTTGGAAATCTCGCGGGCAAAGCCTCTCAATCAATCTGCTGCTTGCGATCGGGTTTTTCCAACAAATATCACTTTTATGCCCCCTGATGTTTATTCCCTCCCTCAGTCAGGTCATCAACCGCAATCCCCTCACCGTCACCCCTGAGACGCCCGTAGAAAAGGCGATCGAGCTGATGAGTAGCACAGGAGCCAGTTACGTCCTCGTGGTAGAACCGCGCGACAATTCTCAACTTGGAAATCCCATGAACGGGACTTCCCCACAATCGCGGGAACAGTCGGGTTTCTACAACGGTGTACCGCGTGCGGTACACGCAGGAGGCAACGGGCTGCGTCTCAACGGCTCAAAAGCTCCCTATCCGAGCAGCCAGACAGTCCTGGGAATTTTTACAGCGCGAGATGTCGTACAGCTAAATTCGATCGGCGCTGCTTTGAGGGGATTTGCGATCGAGCAAATCATGATCCGAACCGTAACTGTAGCCCGAGAATCGGAAATTCCCGACTTTTTTGCCTTAGCAAATCTCTTGGAGAAAAGTCAGATCAGCCATTTGCCGATCGTCAGCGAGGCTGAAGAACTTGTCGGTTTAATTAGCTCTCAAAGCTTGGTGCAAATGTTGCAGGGAATTGGGGAATCCACACCAAAAGCAATTAGCAGCGCCTCGCCACCTGCGGCTTTCGCGTTCCCTCCGCCGCTGCCAATTGTGAATCAGAAATTAGAGCTACCCGCAAGTTTAATTAAACTTTATCAAATCCCTCAAATAGCAGCCTCACGAATAATTCACGCTCCTTCTAATTCTTCGGTTCGCTATTTGGCGCAACTGATGTTTAGACACAATGTTAGTTATGTATTAATCACTGAAACCCCCGATCAACACTCGACTGGTGCGGCTCACAATTCCAAATTTACAAATCCCAACCTTCACAAACTGGTTGGGGTGGTAAGTTCGCGGGATATTGTGCAGTTGCAGGCGCTGGGTAGAGACTCTAACAAAATTAAAGCGGGATCAATTTGCAGCAGTTCGCCGCCGCTGGTGCGATCGCACTCTACCCTCGAAGCAGCCGTCGCGCTGCTGCAAAAACACTACTGCCAGTTGCCTTTATTAGTCATCAACGAAACAAATCACCCGATCGGGATTATCAATCCTAAAACTATCCTTTTACAAGCGCTTGATTCAAAATCTCTGCATTCTGGCTTGATCGCT includes:
- a CDS encoding alpha/beta hydrolase; its protein translation is MSVLEAAWKHEFIATNGIKLHYVTQGSGPLMLMLHGFPEFWYSWRHQIPEFASDYKVVAVDLRGYNDSDKPQDKSAYVMSEFVQDVKGTIQGLGYESCVLVGHDWGGAIAWNFAYAYPQMVDKLIVMNLPHPAKFAEGLRTPQQLLRSWYIFLFQLPVLPELLIQLGDYQAISAALEGMAVNKSTFSPSDIEAYKDAAAKRGALTATINYYRNIARGFLDRQNWSVLQVPTLMIWGEKDVALGKELTYGTADYVRDFQIQYLPNCSHWVHQEEPQLVNRYMRDFLASKLI